Proteins encoded by one window of Chryseobacterium sp. POL2:
- a CDS encoding Crp/Fnr family transcriptional regulator: MSLEQQQLIEQNFIQAFNRESFRNSLSSEDYEKLVAELKDLEFAKGETVFEDGEAPQGVYFIKEGTAKLSKSGVYGKDQILRFCKEGDLIGYRSLLCGENFQAKAEAMTPLKVTFLPADFFIHLLEVDAKLSYAMLQKIAFELGESSNTVTFLAQKTVRERLAEILILLEQKLGTDPEGFINISLTREEIANLIGTATESAIRLISEFKQDELILVEGRNIKIINHERLIKLGHVVI, from the coding sequence ATGTCACTTGAACAACAGCAACTTATCGAGCAAAACTTTATCCAAGCCTTTAACAGAGAGTCTTTTAGAAATAGTTTAAGTTCGGAAGATTATGAAAAATTAGTAGCCGAACTTAAAGATTTGGAATTCGCAAAAGGCGAAACCGTTTTCGAGGATGGAGAAGCTCCACAAGGCGTCTATTTTATTAAAGAAGGAACTGCAAAGCTTTCAAAATCTGGAGTTTACGGAAAGGATCAAATCCTCCGATTCTGTAAAGAAGGCGATCTTATCGGTTATAGATCACTCTTGTGTGGGGAAAACTTCCAAGCTAAAGCAGAAGCCATGACGCCTTTGAAAGTCACTTTTTTGCCAGCCGATTTTTTCATTCACTTATTAGAAGTTGATGCGAAGTTATCTTATGCAATGTTGCAAAAAATAGCTTTCGAACTAGGAGAGTCATCCAATACAGTCACTTTTTTGGCTCAAAAAACTGTCCGTGAAAGATTAGCCGAAATTCTTATTTTACTAGAACAAAAATTAGGAACAGATCCAGAAGGTTTTATTAATATTTCGCTGACCCGTGAAGAGATTGCAAATCTTATCGGGACTGCTACAGAAAGCGCTATCCGTTTGATTTCTGAATTTAAACAAGATGAACTTATTCTGGTGGAAGGTAGAAATATAAAAATCATCAACCACGAAAGACTTATCAAGTTAGGTCACGTTGTGATATAG